One part of the Vibrio palustris genome encodes these proteins:
- a CDS encoding DNA internalization-related competence protein ComEC/Rec2: MTSWLGINRLINFLGMGAMTRFFSKWTLMTFVLTMMSSPLWPSIPGWGAVLSTGIIVIVSSVIPRLRRCFGMAIAVSLILTHCQLMRVQKHAIFQSGMSMQIQATVKHVFAPSRAGYRGQVKVIAINQQTLSRWQQPTIKLLSPIRLYPGQQVHFSITVKPIYGQLNSVGFDYEKYAVSQGWVAQGRVISNSRYQILTKPSLLSDVYQKVSAVTAGDPAQGMILALLFGDRSLLTTEQWSGLRNSGLSHLVAISGLHIGIAFGFGCLCGQLVSRCYSSLLWTPWWLGLCVAGSYAWLAGFTIPTMRAMIMCLTMVMVLRLQLQVSTIWRLLFVLAVVFAVDPFASYSGSFWLSFGAVVVILYLIARPNFPTHWWQQMVWLQVGISLCLLPLSIWLFNGISYVSLLLNLIFIPWFSYVVVPVLLIALLALVSHVEYHSWIWQLGERSLSPILYVLDKVESGWLPISDTVMWLMIASFIIWRLRDVFTPHGVLFIVALAAAEWVYHPQKTTWQVDVFDVGHGLATMISQGNKALIFDTGASWRKGSMAQNVILPMLTKRGLQLDAIIVSHFDNDHSGGLVELQRHTPNVAVYSSQAIPGGQPCIRGRNWWWGALHIEVLWPPNLVRRAYNQHSCVIRVRDLYGHALLMTGDVDAVGEWLLVRHQPDLTAQIMVVPHHGSNTSSTQQLITKVHPKWALASVNKGSHWGLPSPVVVQRYRQSGAIWLDTGESGQISGLFSVNNVKIMTKRSDDNQRWYRQMLRNGVE, encoded by the coding sequence ATGACTTCATGGTTAGGCATTAACCGCTTAATTAATTTCCTAGGCATGGGGGCTATGACTCGCTTCTTCTCTAAATGGACGTTGATGACATTTGTACTCACGATGATGTCTTCACCTTTATGGCCCTCCATTCCGGGTTGGGGCGCGGTATTGAGTACTGGAATTATTGTTATTGTTAGCTCCGTCATACCAAGGTTGCGTCGCTGTTTCGGTATGGCAATCGCAGTGTCGCTGATCTTAACACATTGCCAGTTAATGCGAGTACAAAAACACGCAATTTTTCAGTCTGGAATGTCGATGCAAATTCAGGCGACGGTAAAGCACGTGTTTGCTCCATCACGGGCAGGCTATCGTGGGCAGGTAAAAGTCATCGCGATCAATCAACAAACACTGTCCAGGTGGCAACAGCCGACCATTAAACTGCTGTCTCCTATAAGACTTTATCCCGGTCAACAAGTTCATTTCTCTATTACGGTTAAGCCTATTTATGGGCAGCTTAATAGTGTTGGGTTTGATTATGAAAAATACGCCGTCAGTCAAGGATGGGTGGCGCAAGGGCGGGTCATCTCTAATTCTCGTTATCAAATATTGACTAAACCTTCATTGTTATCTGATGTTTACCAAAAAGTGAGCGCCGTGACCGCAGGGGATCCCGCTCAAGGCATGATCCTCGCACTGTTATTTGGTGACCGTAGTTTATTGACGACTGAGCAATGGAGTGGATTGCGTAATAGTGGTTTATCGCATCTCGTGGCCATTTCGGGGCTGCACATTGGTATCGCCTTTGGTTTCGGTTGTTTATGCGGCCAGTTAGTGAGTCGTTGTTATTCTTCTTTGTTGTGGACGCCTTGGTGGCTAGGACTCTGTGTGGCAGGAAGTTATGCATGGTTGGCTGGTTTTACGATCCCAACGATGCGCGCGATGATCATGTGCTTGACGATGGTGATGGTTTTGCGTCTACAGTTGCAGGTGTCAACGATCTGGCGTTTGTTGTTTGTTCTCGCCGTGGTGTTTGCTGTTGATCCTTTTGCCAGCTATTCAGGTAGCTTTTGGCTATCATTCGGTGCGGTTGTGGTGATCCTCTATTTGATTGCTCGGCCCAATTTCCCTACTCATTGGTGGCAGCAAATGGTGTGGCTGCAGGTTGGTATCTCACTATGCCTCCTGCCATTAAGTATCTGGCTGTTTAATGGCATCAGTTATGTTTCATTGTTGTTAAATCTTATTTTCATCCCGTGGTTCAGTTACGTTGTTGTGCCGGTATTATTGATTGCTTTGTTAGCTTTAGTCAGCCATGTGGAGTATCACTCTTGGATATGGCAGTTAGGTGAACGTAGTCTCTCGCCCATATTGTATGTGCTAGACAAGGTGGAGTCTGGATGGTTACCCATTAGTGACACTGTAATGTGGCTGATGATCGCGAGTTTTATCATATGGCGATTAAGAGACGTATTCACCCCCCATGGTGTGCTTTTTATCGTCGCGCTCGCGGCGGCGGAATGGGTTTATCACCCCCAGAAAACCACTTGGCAGGTGGATGTGTTTGATGTTGGGCATGGCTTAGCCACCATGATTTCTCAAGGAAATAAAGCTTTAATATTTGATACGGGCGCGAGCTGGCGTAAGGGCAGTATGGCGCAAAACGTGATTTTGCCGATGTTAACAAAGCGCGGTTTACAATTAGACGCGATTATTGTCAGCCATTTCGATAATGATCATTCAGGAGGGTTAGTTGAATTGCAACGCCATACTCCGAATGTCGCCGTTTATTCAAGCCAAGCCATCCCCGGTGGGCAGCCATGTATTCGCGGCCGCAATTGGTGGTGGGGAGCCTTGCATATTGAAGTCTTGTGGCCGCCAAATCTTGTTCGTCGAGCTTATAATCAACACTCTTGTGTGATTCGCGTACGGGATTTGTACGGGCATGCGCTGTTAATGACGGGTGATGTGGATGCAGTGGGCGAGTGGCTCTTAGTCAGACACCAGCCAGATTTAACCGCACAAATAATGGTTGTCCCCCATCATGGTAGTAACACATCCTCGACTCAACAATTGATAACAAAGGTCCACCCGAAGTGGGCCTTAGCGTCAGTCAATAAAGGCAGTCATTGGGGATTACCTTCGCCAGTCGTGGTACAGCGGTATCGCCAATCAGGGGCAATTTGGTTGGATACAGGTGAGTCTGGGCAAATTTCCGGACTTTTTAGCGTCAATAACGTGAAAATTATGACGAAGAGGTCAGATGATAACCAGCGATGGTATAGGCAGATGCTGCGTAACGGGGTAGAATAG
- the lolD gene encoding lipoprotein-releasing ABC transporter ATP-binding protein LolD, translating into MNNLLSCQNVYKTYQEGEFQTQVLQGVSFDMKPGELVSIVGSSGSGKSTLLHVLGALDDISEGSVSFLGHDLSALSSNRQAKIRNTHLGFVYQFHHLLTDFTALENVSMPLLIGGMKVSQAKQTAQALLERVGLGHRTEHRPSELSGGERQRVAIARALVNKPDLVLADEPTGNLDHQTALSIYDLMRELNQESGTAFLVVTHDTQLAAKMDRQMFMQDGLLVETKKEA; encoded by the coding sequence ATGAATAATTTATTATCTTGTCAGAACGTGTATAAAACGTATCAAGAAGGCGAATTCCAAACCCAAGTATTACAAGGTGTCAGTTTTGATATGAAGCCGGGTGAATTGGTGTCGATTGTCGGCTCGTCTGGTTCTGGTAAAAGTACACTCTTACACGTCTTGGGCGCGTTAGATGACATTTCTGAAGGTAGTGTGTCGTTTTTAGGGCATGATTTAAGCGCGCTAAGTTCTAACCGTCAGGCGAAAATTCGGAATACACACCTGGGATTTGTCTATCAATTCCATCACTTATTGACCGATTTTACCGCGCTGGAAAATGTGTCTATGCCACTATTAATCGGTGGTATGAAAGTGTCGCAAGCCAAGCAAACCGCGCAAGCGTTATTAGAACGTGTTGGGCTAGGCCACCGTACCGAGCATCGTCCGTCAGAGTTATCGGGAGGGGAAAGGCAGCGCGTTGCTATCGCTCGAGCGTTAGTGAATAAACCAGATTTAGTATTAGCGGATGAGCCAACCGGTAACTTAGATCATCAAACGGCATTGTCGATTTATGATTTGATGCGCGAACTCAACCAAGAATCTGGCACCGCGTTTTTAGTCGTGACTCATGATACGCAGTTGGCCGCCAAGATGGATCGTCAAATGTTCATGCAAGATGGGCTGCTTGTTGAAACTAAGAAGGAGGCGTAA
- a CDS encoding peptidoglycan binding protein CsiV: MKALIPLLLLFVSMPTLAKRQFDIEVIIFKRAVTPSQVDESWPNNLPPIDLKKSASFANANYLKKKGATLLPKSAYQLNAQAATLSQHAGYKVLLHTAWRQGDEGSNRSPIFHIQAGKDYSEKFRLDGHERTNDQSSSPQNRTSETSNAQPQDGTTADVEERNVPKPIPELDGTLQVYVQHYLYVKTDLDLKEPTTQEVVLKDRPLNLEMGPDDQDSDVQLGHLESVSPTKTVETFLKPYRMEQKRRMRSGETHYLDHPLMGMIIQVRKVK; encoded by the coding sequence ATGAAAGCACTGATCCCTTTACTTCTTTTATTCGTCTCAATGCCCACATTGGCAAAACGACAATTTGATATTGAAGTTATCATTTTTAAACGTGCCGTTACACCCTCTCAGGTCGATGAGTCTTGGCCAAATAACTTACCGCCGATTGATCTCAAAAAGTCCGCCAGTTTTGCCAATGCCAACTATTTAAAGAAAAAAGGCGCAACTTTGTTACCAAAGTCGGCTTATCAGCTTAATGCACAAGCTGCCACATTAAGCCAGCATGCTGGCTATAAAGTACTCCTACATACTGCGTGGCGACAAGGTGATGAAGGCAGTAACCGCTCACCTATTTTCCATATTCAAGCAGGAAAAGATTACTCCGAGAAGTTTCGTTTAGATGGCCACGAGCGCACCAATGACCAATCATCATCACCGCAAAACAGAACGTCTGAGACAAGCAACGCGCAACCACAAGATGGGACTACGGCGGATGTTGAAGAACGTAATGTCCCTAAGCCAATTCCAGAACTCGATGGCACATTACAAGTCTATGTTCAGCACTATTTATACGTAAAAACCGATCTGGATTTAAAAGAGCCAACGACGCAAGAAGTCGTCCTCAAAGACCGTCCACTGAATCTTGAAATGGGTCCAGACGATCAGGACAGCGACGTACAGTTAGGGCATTTAGAGTCGGTTTCTCCGACCAAGACTGTAGAAACGTTCTTAAAGCCGTATCGTATGGAACAAAAACGCCGCATGAGAAGCGGAGAAACGCATTACTTAGATCACCCATTAATGGGGATGATCATCCAAGTGCGCAAAGTAAAATAA
- a CDS encoding PilZ domain-containing protein — MNDQEFFIVHHALTINVEPLGHDFLLPTVERFEAEIPAPFIVASEFSHLDSMTEQAKSELKNNSFGHVCQLLDTQNAKLNLLLTFMLSQQDDESRRYKTTAFGASQFSYLADNTLAIDTRVRAKLFLEYPAAAIYCYGVVTQCEEGEQGNEITVRYELLREIDQDLLIKSALHQQQKLLRQRSLDRNK; from the coding sequence ATGAACGACCAAGAATTTTTTATCGTACATCATGCACTGACTATCAATGTCGAGCCACTAGGCCATGACTTTTTATTGCCGACGGTAGAAAGATTCGAGGCAGAGATCCCAGCACCTTTTATTGTCGCCAGTGAGTTTAGTCATTTAGATTCAATGACCGAACAGGCGAAGTCTGAACTTAAAAACAATAGCTTCGGACACGTTTGCCAATTACTTGACACACAAAATGCCAAATTAAATTTATTATTAACATTTATGCTGTCCCAGCAAGATGACGAAAGCAGGCGTTATAAAACAACCGCCTTTGGTGCAAGCCAATTTTCATACTTGGCGGATAACACGCTCGCGATTGATACCCGAGTAAGAGCCAAGTTGTTTTTAGAATATCCCGCTGCGGCTATCTATTGCTATGGGGTTGTCACTCAATGCGAAGAGGGTGAACAAGGCAACGAAATTACGGTAAGATACGAATTACTTAGAGAAATCGATCAAGATCTTCTTATCAAAAGCGCTTTGCATCAACAGCAAAAATTACTACGTCAACGTTCACTCGACCGGAATAAATAA
- the lolE gene encoding lipoprotein-releasing ABC transporter permease subunit LolE: MFSSLSLFIGRRFSRGKQRNKMVSFISISSTIGIAVGVAVIIIGLSAMNGFEHELKNRVLSVIPHGEFEGVKGPIKDWQSMSAKAEQDPQVIASAPYVRFTALAERGKQLKAIQVRGVDPQKESQVSQLSEFVTGDAWQKFQPNHKQVILGKGVADKLGVKVGNYITLMIPKTNNVGRVEAPQRVRVQVTGLLVLNGQIDHSLALLPMADAQQYTRMGDTVTGVAIKVDDVFHATQIVKYVGQQLNQYVYLRSWKQKYGYLYRDINMVRTIMYLVMILVIGVASFNIVSTLMMAVKDRASEIAILRTMGANDGLIKRVFVWQGIFSGVLGSLVGSVCGVVLAWNLTSIVKVLEHIVGHHFLSGDIYFVDFLPSQVHASDVILVSGTAIVLSLLATWYPAKRASQLNPARVLSGK; the protein is encoded by the coding sequence GTGTTCTCCAGTTTATCGCTTTTTATTGGCCGACGCTTTAGCCGCGGCAAACAGCGCAACAAAATGGTGTCGTTTATCTCGATTTCCTCAACCATCGGGATTGCGGTGGGGGTGGCCGTTATCATCATCGGTCTTTCGGCGATGAATGGGTTTGAGCACGAGCTGAAAAACCGTGTGTTGTCGGTTATTCCTCATGGTGAATTCGAGGGCGTCAAAGGGCCAATTAAAGACTGGCAGTCGATGAGTGCTAAGGCGGAGCAAGACCCGCAAGTCATCGCATCGGCTCCTTATGTCCGTTTTACGGCGTTGGCTGAGCGGGGTAAGCAACTTAAAGCAATACAAGTGCGTGGCGTTGATCCGCAAAAAGAAAGCCAGGTATCGCAGTTATCTGAGTTTGTGACGGGCGATGCATGGCAGAAATTTCAGCCAAATCATAAGCAAGTTATTTTAGGTAAAGGGGTCGCAGACAAGCTGGGCGTGAAAGTGGGGAATTACATTACACTGATGATCCCCAAAACCAATAATGTTGGCCGAGTCGAGGCGCCACAGCGCGTACGTGTACAAGTCACAGGGTTGTTAGTATTAAACGGCCAAATCGACCACAGCCTAGCATTATTACCGATGGCGGATGCTCAGCAGTATACTCGCATGGGTGACACCGTGACAGGAGTTGCCATTAAAGTGGATGATGTCTTTCACGCCACACAAATTGTTAAATATGTTGGTCAGCAACTGAACCAATATGTATATCTGCGGAGTTGGAAGCAAAAATATGGCTATTTGTATCGTGATATAAATATGGTACGAACCATCATGTATCTTGTCATGATCTTAGTGATTGGCGTGGCTAGCTTTAACATCGTCTCCACGCTAATGATGGCAGTGAAAGACAGAGCCTCTGAGATTGCGATTTTACGTACGATGGGGGCCAATGATGGCTTAATTAAACGTGTGTTTGTGTGGCAAGGTATTTTTTCCGGAGTATTAGGGAGTCTTGTTGGTAGTGTATGTGGTGTCGTACTGGCTTGGAATCTTACCTCGATTGTTAAAGTGCTTGAACATATCGTTGGGCATCACTTTTTGTCAGGCGATATTTACTTTGTCGACTTCTTACCATCACAAGTACATGCCAGCGATGTCATTTTAGTTTCTGGAACCGCGATTGTATTAAGTCTGTTGGCGACTTGGTATCCAGCCAAACGAGCCAGTCAGCTTAACCCTGCACGAGTACTGAGCGGTAAGTAA
- the lolC gene encoding lipoprotein-releasing ABC transporter permease subunit LolC, translated as MFHPISIFIGLRYLRGRSGDRFSRFVSYMSTAGITIGVMSLVTVLSVMNGFESQLKSRILGVLPQAVVSQDYDKTARTKTPPEFIRQLSTSRPPEPIVHSDAVIQSSSELSAGMMIGIEPQENDPIARYLVGGSIKKLKAGSYRVFLGQSLARQMNVKIGDKVRLMVTSASQYTPFGRIPSQRNFRVAGLFNTGSDVDSQLIITHLADAGRLLHYSADTISGWRLFFDDPFVVGELSHHALPPGWHWSDWRAQRGELFQAVGMEKNMMGLMLGLIVGVAAFNIISALIMVVMEKQPEVAILKTQGMTDRQILAIFMVQGASSGVIGALVGGSLGILLADNLNTILHAVGVDLYSLGGSLPVVINSWQIVVVIILAIALSLLATLFPSFRASTVKPAEALRYE; from the coding sequence ATGTTTCATCCAATTTCAATCTTTATAGGGCTGCGTTACCTAAGAGGTCGCTCTGGTGATCGTTTTAGTCGCTTTGTTTCCTATATGTCAACCGCTGGTATCACTATTGGTGTGATGTCGCTAGTAACCGTACTTTCAGTGATGAATGGTTTTGAATCACAACTGAAAAGTCGCATTCTTGGGGTATTACCTCAAGCAGTCGTATCACAAGACTACGATAAAACAGCGCGTACCAAAACGCCACCAGAGTTTATTCGTCAATTGTCGACGTCTAGGCCACCTGAGCCTATTGTGCACAGCGATGCTGTGATACAGAGCTCCAGTGAACTAAGCGCTGGTATGATGATTGGTATTGAGCCGCAAGAGAACGACCCAATAGCTCGTTACCTTGTGGGGGGCAGCATTAAAAAGCTCAAAGCCGGTAGCTACCGTGTGTTTCTGGGGCAGAGCTTAGCTCGCCAGATGAATGTGAAAATTGGCGACAAAGTCCGTTTAATGGTCACCAGTGCCAGTCAGTATACGCCATTTGGGCGCATTCCTAGCCAGCGCAATTTTCGTGTGGCAGGCTTATTTAATACAGGCTCTGATGTGGACTCTCAGTTAATCATTACTCACTTAGCAGACGCAGGTCGTTTACTGCATTATTCTGCTGACACGATATCAGGATGGCGTCTGTTTTTTGATGACCCATTTGTTGTCGGTGAGCTGTCTCACCATGCACTGCCTCCGGGCTGGCATTGGAGTGACTGGCGCGCGCAACGTGGCGAGCTATTCCAAGCTGTTGGTATGGAGAAAAATATGATGGGGCTGATGCTAGGGCTGATTGTGGGCGTTGCGGCGTTTAACATTATTTCAGCCTTGATTATGGTTGTGATGGAGAAACAACCGGAAGTGGCCATTTTAAAAACCCAAGGTATGACCGATCGCCAAATATTGGCCATTTTCATGGTGCAAGGCGCCAGCAGTGGAGTGATTGGTGCATTGGTCGGTGGGAGTTTAGGTATATTATTAGCCGACAACCTTAATACCATTCTGCATGCCGTTGGTGTCGATCTCTATTCTCTAGGTGGTTCTCTCCCTGTTGTTATCAATTCATGGCAAATTGTGGTCGTGATTATCTTAGCGATTGCCTTGAGTTTACTCGCAACTTTATTTCCGTCTTTCAGAGCATCTACTGTAAAACCCGCTGAGGCCTTACGTTATGAATAA
- a CDS encoding DUF2062 domain-containing protein — MPRKLIKRLMPNHEVIKRQKALKIFGNLLYNPNLWCLNRRSAAGAFAVGLFMAFIPLPSQMIMAAGLAVMFGVNLPLSIALVWITNPITMPVIFYFTYKLGALVMQMPPQSFHFELSWQFLQTQFHTIFVPLFVGSGICAAVASIIGYFGIMGLWRYSVVRSWQKRQSNKIAKL, encoded by the coding sequence ATGCCTAGGAAATTAATTAAGCGGTTAATGCCTAACCATGAAGTCATCAAACGTCAAAAGGCATTAAAAATTTTCGGCAACCTGTTATATAACCCGAACTTGTGGTGTTTAAACCGTCGTTCGGCTGCCGGCGCTTTCGCAGTGGGCTTATTTATGGCGTTTATTCCTCTACCAAGCCAAATGATCATGGCCGCGGGCTTAGCGGTAATGTTCGGTGTCAACCTGCCTTTATCCATCGCATTAGTATGGATTACGAACCCAATTACTATGCCGGTTATTTTCTACTTCACTTACAAGTTAGGGGCTCTTGTGATGCAAATGCCGCCGCAAAGCTTTCATTTCGAGCTAAGCTGGCAGTTTTTACAAACCCAATTCCATACTATTTTCGTTCCATTATTTGTTGGTAGTGGTATATGTGCTGCAGTGGCCTCTATTATTGGTTATTTCGGTATCATGGGCTTGTGGCGCTATTCTGTCGTGCGTAGTTGGCAAAAACGTCAAAGTAATAAAATAGCGAAACTATAA
- the mfd gene encoding transcription-repair coupling factor yields MTIQTLLPLVASTGAGDKKVNANLPGASLALAIAELAATHSSHTVLAVPDPQTAQRILHEIEQFLDAEIALFPDWETLPYDHFSPHQEIISDRISRLYRLPNLTQGVTIVPVSTLLQRQSPRSYLLQNTLIVNRGDEFSLDKLRHQLESSGYRHVDQVFGPGEYASRGSILDLFPMGSNIPYRFDFFDNEVDTIRTFDPETQRSIDEIDNVCLLPAHEFPTTDDAIETFRNHWRQRFEARREPESVYMQVSKGTWPAGIEYWQPLFFDTTDTLFDYLPENTQILTLGALEPSVDHFLADTAMRYDQRNVDPLRPLLPPAELWLKKDELFGQLKRWPLVQLDIDAVDNKPGHHNLPLQTLPDLSANQQQKEPFAKLRKFCESFRGKLVFSVESEGRRDALLELLAPLKLRPTYFSSFSQALADDASLCLITGYTENGFVYEEAPLALICESDILGERVLQRRRKNNKHQTNSDAVIRNLAELKPGQPVVHIDHGIGRYLGLQTLEAGGMTTEYVTLEYQNEAKLYVPVSSLNLISRYSGGADDSAPLHKLGGETWAKARRRAAEKVRDVAAELLDVYAKRELKPGYPFKLDPEQYANFKATFPFEETDDQATAINAVLADMCQAKAMDRLVCGDVGFGKTEVAMRAAFLATDNNKQVAVLVPTTLLAQQHFDNFRDRFANQPIRVEVLSRFKSAKEQKAIMADIEEGKVDIVVGTHKLLSNNLKFRDLGLLIVDEEHRFGVRQKEKVKAMRADVDILTLTATPIPRTLNMAMSGMRDLSIIATPPARRRAVKTFVRQNESGVVREAILREIMRGGQVYFLHNQVETIDKVTADLEALIPEARVTVAHGQMRERELEKIMNDFYHQRYNVLVCTTIIETGIDVPTANTIIMDRADNLGLAQLHQLRGRVGRSHHQAYAYLLTPPPKAITKDAVKRLEAIASLEDLGAGFTLATHDLEIRGAGELLGDEQSGQIQSVGFSLYMEMLDQAVEALKSGKEPSLDELLREQTEIEIRIPALLPEDYIPDVNTRLSMYKQIASVDSEEVLTELKVALIDRFGALPEATQNLLTISQLKLHAARLKVSKIEAHERGGYIEFYPNADINPMFLVKLLQAQPQQFSMDGPTKFKFTMPLVDRRERVEFIKRMLAEFEQNLLPAA; encoded by the coding sequence ATGACAATACAGACCTTATTGCCACTCGTTGCGTCCACTGGCGCAGGCGACAAAAAAGTAAACGCTAATTTACCTGGCGCGAGTCTAGCACTTGCGATCGCAGAACTTGCCGCGACGCACTCAAGCCATACCGTATTAGCCGTGCCCGATCCACAAACTGCGCAGCGTATTCTACACGAGATAGAACAATTTCTTGATGCGGAAATTGCTCTTTTCCCAGATTGGGAAACGTTACCTTACGATCATTTCTCACCGCATCAAGAAATCATATCTGACCGTATTTCTCGTTTATATCGCTTACCGAATCTCACACAAGGCGTCACCATCGTTCCTGTGAGTACTTTGCTACAACGCCAATCACCGCGTAGTTATTTGCTACAAAATACCCTGATCGTCAACCGCGGCGACGAGTTTTCTTTAGATAAATTACGTCATCAGCTAGAAAGTTCAGGCTATCGCCATGTCGATCAAGTGTTTGGCCCTGGCGAGTATGCCAGCCGTGGTTCGATATTAGATTTGTTCCCGATGGGCAGTAACATCCCATACCGTTTTGATTTTTTTGATAATGAAGTCGATACCATTCGTACTTTTGATCCGGAAACACAGCGTTCAATTGATGAAATCGATAATGTATGCTTATTACCTGCGCATGAATTCCCAACCACTGACGATGCAATAGAAACATTCCGTAATCATTGGCGGCAACGTTTTGAAGCGCGTCGAGAGCCCGAATCGGTCTACATGCAAGTGTCTAAAGGCACTTGGCCTGCTGGGATAGAATATTGGCAACCACTGTTTTTTGATACGACGGACACTCTGTTTGATTACTTACCAGAGAATACACAGATTCTCACGCTCGGTGCCTTAGAGCCATCTGTTGACCATTTCTTAGCCGACACCGCGATGCGTTACGATCAACGCAATGTCGACCCGCTACGTCCGTTATTACCGCCCGCCGAACTATGGCTCAAGAAAGACGAGTTGTTTGGTCAGCTCAAACGATGGCCATTAGTGCAGCTTGATATTGACGCTGTAGACAATAAACCCGGTCATCACAATCTGCCATTACAAACACTGCCAGATTTAAGTGCCAATCAACAACAAAAAGAGCCCTTTGCTAAACTGCGTAAGTTTTGTGAATCTTTTCGCGGTAAATTGGTGTTTTCTGTCGAATCGGAAGGTCGACGCGATGCATTATTAGAATTGTTGGCACCTTTAAAACTGCGTCCAACCTATTTTTCATCGTTCTCTCAAGCACTGGCAGACGACGCATCACTCTGTTTAATCACTGGTTATACCGAGAATGGCTTTGTATATGAGGAGGCACCACTCGCACTCATTTGCGAAAGCGATATTTTAGGTGAACGCGTATTGCAACGTCGCCGTAAGAATAACAAGCACCAAACTAACAGCGATGCGGTGATTCGTAATTTAGCCGAGCTCAAGCCCGGCCAACCCGTGGTGCACATTGATCATGGTATTGGTCGCTACTTAGGGTTACAAACGCTAGAAGCTGGTGGCATGACCACTGAATATGTCACGCTAGAATATCAAAACGAAGCCAAACTCTATGTGCCGGTTTCATCTCTTAACTTGATCAGCCGATACTCTGGCGGCGCAGACGACAGCGCGCCACTGCATAAATTGGGCGGAGAAACCTGGGCCAAAGCAAGACGCCGTGCAGCAGAGAAAGTCCGCGATGTCGCCGCCGAGTTACTGGATGTCTATGCCAAACGCGAGCTCAAGCCCGGCTACCCATTTAAACTAGACCCAGAACAATACGCTAATTTTAAAGCGACGTTCCCGTTTGAAGAAACCGACGATCAGGCGACAGCCATCAATGCTGTCCTCGCTGATATGTGTCAAGCAAAAGCCATGGATCGCTTAGTCTGTGGGGATGTTGGCTTTGGTAAAACGGAAGTCGCGATGCGTGCCGCTTTCCTCGCGACCGATAACAATAAGCAAGTCGCCGTTTTGGTCCCGACCACCTTGCTCGCTCAACAACACTTTGACAACTTTAGAGACCGTTTTGCCAACCAACCGATTCGTGTTGAAGTATTATCACGCTTTAAATCAGCCAAAGAACAAAAAGCGATCATGGCAGATATAGAAGAAGGCAAAGTGGACATCGTCGTCGGAACCCATAAGCTACTTTCTAATAACCTCAAATTTCGCGATCTTGGCTTACTTATTGTTGATGAAGAACACCGTTTCGGCGTTCGTCAAAAAGAAAAAGTCAAAGCAATGCGTGCGGATGTGGATATCTTAACCCTTACCGCAACACCGATCCCTCGTACCCTAAATATGGCAATGAGTGGGATGCGTGATTTATCTATTATTGCCACACCACCCGCTCGGCGCCGCGCGGTAAAAACCTTTGTACGCCAAAATGAAAGTGGCGTGGTCCGTGAGGCGATTTTACGCGAAATTATGCGTGGTGGTCAGGTTTACTTCCTGCATAACCAAGTGGAAACCATTGATAAAGTCACAGCGGATTTAGAAGCCTTAATTCCTGAGGCGAGAGTTACCGTCGCACACGGCCAAATGCGCGAGCGTGAATTGGAAAAAATCATGAACGATTTTTACCATCAGCGTTATAACGTTTTAGTGTGTACGACCATTATTGAAACCGGCATTGATGTACCGACCGCCAATACGATTATTATGGATCGTGCCGATAATTTAGGTTTAGCACAATTACACCAGTTACGGGGTCGCGTAGGACGCTCACATCACCAAGCCTATGCGTATTTATTAACGCCCCCCCCTAAAGCGATCACGAAAGATGCCGTCAAACGTTTGGAAGCGATTGCTTCTTTAGAAGATTTAGGCGCCGGATTTACTCTTGCGACTCACGATTTGGAGATCCGTGGCGCGGGTGAATTATTGGGAGATGAACAAAGCGGTCAGATTCAATCGGTTGGATTTAGCTTATACATGGAAATGCTCGATCAAGCGGTGGAAGCCTTAAAATCAGGCAAAGAGCCTTCGCTCGATGAACTGCTGCGCGAGCAAACAGAAATAGAAATTCGCATTCCTGCGCTATTACCTGAGGATTATATCCCAGATGTGAATACACGCTTGTCGATGTATAAACAGATTGCGAGCGTCGACAGTGAAGAGGTATTAACCGAACTCAAAGTGGCCTTGATTGATCGCTTTGGCGCGCTACCAGAAGCGACACAAAACTTATTAACGATATCACAACTCAAACTCCATGCAGCACGCTTGAAAGTAAGTAAAATTGAAGCACATGAACGCGGTGGATATATCGAGTTTTATCCGAATGCTGACATCAACCCGATGTTTTTAGTTAAGCTTCTACAAGCGCAGCCTCAACAATTTTCAATGGATGGTCCAACCAAATTTAAATTTACCATGCCACTGGTGGATCGTAGAGAGCGGGTCGAATTTATTAAACGTATGCTGGCCGAGTTTGAGCAAAACTTATTACCAGCGGCCTAG